One genomic window of Streptomyces sp. NBC_01498 includes the following:
- a CDS encoding S1 family peptidase: MGELGGAAAGSYYDAETKALVVNVVGAKAAETVREAGARAKVVTYSLAELKDARGSLTGKASTPGTAVAVDPVSNKVVVTADSTVKGAALDRLTKTVAKLGDKAELKKTSGEFTKFIAGGEAIHSGGGRCSLGFNVTVGGAPHFITAGHCGTAGSSWSDSAGGAEVGSMVDSQFPGNDFALVEYTGAADAPSAVDLYDGTTQEITEAGDATVGQTVSRSGSTTQVHDGEVTALDATVDYGGGDVVEGLIQTTVCAEPGDSGGSLFSGTTALGLTSGGSGDCTSGGETFFQPVPEALSAFGAQIG; encoded by the coding sequence GTGGGTGAACTCGGCGGCGCGGCGGCCGGTTCGTACTACGACGCCGAGACCAAGGCCCTGGTCGTCAACGTCGTCGGCGCGAAGGCCGCCGAGACCGTGCGCGAGGCCGGCGCGCGGGCGAAGGTCGTGACGTACTCCCTCGCCGAGCTGAAGGACGCCCGCGGCTCCCTCACGGGCAAGGCGAGCACCCCCGGCACGGCCGTGGCCGTCGACCCGGTCTCCAACAAGGTCGTCGTCACGGCGGACAGCACGGTCAAGGGCGCCGCGCTCGACCGCCTCACCAAGACCGTCGCGAAGCTCGGCGACAAGGCCGAACTGAAGAAGACCAGCGGTGAGTTCACGAAGTTCATCGCGGGCGGCGAGGCCATCCACTCCGGCGGCGGTCGCTGCTCGCTCGGGTTCAACGTGACGGTGGGCGGCGCGCCGCACTTCATCACGGCGGGCCACTGCGGCACGGCGGGCAGCTCGTGGTCCGACTCCGCGGGCGGCGCCGAGGTCGGCTCCATGGTCGACTCGCAGTTCCCGGGCAACGACTTCGCCCTGGTCGAGTACACCGGTGCGGCGGACGCCCCGAGCGCCGTCGACCTGTACGACGGCACCACGCAGGAGATCACGGAGGCCGGTGACGCCACCGTCGGCCAGACCGTCTCGCGCAGCGGCTCCACCACACAGGTGCACGACGGTGAGGTGACCGCGCTCGACGCCACCGTGGACTACGGAGGCGGCGACGTGGTCGAGGGGCTCATCCAGACCACGGTCTGCGCCGAGCCCGGCGACAGCGGCGGCTCGCTCTTCTCGGGCACCACCGCGCTCGGTCTGACCTCGGGCGGCAGCGGTGACTGCACCTCGGGCGGCGAGACGTTCTTCCAGCCGGTGCCGGAGGCACTCTCGGCGTTCGGCGCCCAGATCGGCTGA
- a CDS encoding RHS repeat-associated core domain-containing protein, giving the protein MARSVGDGVRRHRTRSLVTVVSLSLAVPFGLSPVAQAAGGGLGRPDLPDQRVSKVREVTDPGAKKARAQVARDKKANAGQAARAAEEQRSAWPKKGSATLRPHRSDPAEATPGGLPLTVLPPSGKAAVPAGTEMRFTVLDRAASDAAGITGVLFTANADAAGRADVRIGYQNLAGAIGGGWAQRLRLVRLPACALSTPARAECREQTPLASRNNTAEQTVTAPVSFPADGSAATQRTSGASDMTVLALTATGAGEGQAPNGSGDYSATDLAESASWEAGGSSGSFTWNYDFTMPPAAAGPSPPLSLAYSSGSVDGRTAASNNQGTSVGEGFAVSESFIERAYGGCDDDGHEDIHDQCWKYDNARLVLNGTSSLLVKDETSGKWRLENDDASTVTRSTGADNGDDNGEHWTVVTGDGTTYVFGLDKLDGATTQRTNSTWTVPVFGDDSGEPGYSGGAAFADRSLTQAWRWNLDYVEDTSGNAATYWYAKEGNHYRKNKASTANAAYTRGGYLKEIKYGLREGALFTDDADAKAVFGYAERCTAADCSSLTEDTADNWPDVPFDAICSSGDDDCLAVGPSFFSRKRMTSVDTFSWNAASNTFDAVDSWALDQQYLDGGDIGDTSDQVLTLKSIRRTGKAGTDIAMNPIAFTYHMRPNRVDGTDDILPLTRPRISTVTSETGAITTVTMSSPECVRSAVIGAPEDTNTRSCYPLYWNINGAENASVDWFQKYRVLAVNVSDPAGQNDAVEHAYSYSGAAWNYSDDPFIPADERTWSDWRGYRQVTVHKGALDTTRSRTVSLYMQGMDGDRLEDGTTRSVNVAPLTSPALGLATLKDSDQYAGHLREKVTYSGSTAVSATSSEPWSSETARQDIPGAGDHVARFVQPAKETTHTYLTVPGTWRSRTVEKSYDSFGMVHQSADRGDDARTGDETCTRTWYARNIGLGLISQVSRERVVARDCAVADTALILPATTATRGDVLSDTATAYDDATWSPAMQPTKGLRTWTGRAKSYSSTVPAWQKVDSTGYDTLGRPTSLSDALDRVTATAYTPSASGPLTRKVVTNPKGHTLTSFIDPRRGLDLRTYDANLKKTEFAYDALGRLTDVWRPNRNRAAGYGPTQKFGYSLSATTQSSQSSASLKADGESYNTTYTLYDSLLRPLQVQAPSPEGGRVLTDTRYDSRGLAYEKHEEIFDSASAPNAVYTRAEYGEAPKQTETVFDGAERATSSELLVYGVPKWTTTTSYTGDSTATTAQQGGTATRTLTDARGRDVEQREYAGPSPADAQFGGGLGVAYSATKFQHTLDDKKRAVTGPDEAEWSYGFDLFGRQTVVNDPDKGTSTMGYDVLDQLTKSTDSRGRSILTAHDEIGRTTGTWDGVQDNAHQLTAYTYDSVLKGLPAANTRYVGGKTGKAYTKAVTGYDTLDRPTATTLTLPDTDPLVVAGAPATVSFSSSYRPDGTLGNNVEPALGGLPSEIIDYGYTPLGQVTSITGSTGYLLGADYSALGRAQQYTLGTTNTEAAKKVYVTNTFEEGTGRLTRSHVTDQTHPYMLMDLNYTFDQAGNITAIADPTALGTAGAGETQCFTYDGNRRLKSAWTPSSQDCSAAPSAGSLAGPAPYWTDYTYNQGGQRTTETRHASTGNTATTYCYEEGRPHVLSGTSTSADCTAPETGYTYDASGNTLTRPGPEESQELVWSSEGRLAQLTEDGDTTDYLYDADGTLLIRSTENGERVLYTGNTELHLKANGTTWAQRTYSSGTLSIAVRSNESGANKLSYLAGDHQGTQSLAVSSDSSQTFVKRRTTPFGAERGTNTGGAWPNDKGFLGKTNDTNTGLTHADAREYDPGIGQFISADPKLSTGQGQSLNGYAYANNNPTTFADPTGEAVPECLQGLIECHGGIPGSGGGGGGGAPCPSLNNPQCPEYQGGGGGGGGGGGGGGGGGSSGGGGGGGGGNYGVGGGGYGPPSCGVPPLAACGGPVHGPPSQPPLLLGPDPVPLVSFSANCGIESDWNYLCNAGNGLMTSGAYIQEGFSKAGGLTAKAKADMRSNRQSAQILKAKRTHPGVARVGSIGSSKAMQFAGRGLLVGGIAFTGYSNYQSTGGDIPLTVAETAVNTAVVLGATKVGATLGATIGTAIAPGVGTVIGGAIGAAGGAVVGIMSTGTINNAMSKGWKEMKGWFG; this is encoded by the coding sequence ATGGCGAGGTCCGTGGGCGACGGAGTACGGCGGCACCGCACCCGGTCGCTGGTCACGGTGGTGTCGCTCTCCCTGGCAGTCCCGTTCGGACTGTCCCCGGTCGCGCAGGCCGCAGGAGGCGGACTCGGCCGCCCCGACCTGCCCGACCAGCGGGTGAGCAAGGTCAGGGAGGTGACGGACCCGGGCGCGAAGAAGGCGCGTGCCCAGGTCGCCCGTGACAAGAAGGCCAATGCCGGGCAAGCGGCCAGGGCCGCGGAGGAACAGCGGTCCGCCTGGCCGAAGAAGGGCTCCGCGACCCTCAGGCCGCACCGCTCGGATCCCGCCGAGGCGACACCCGGTGGGCTGCCTCTCACCGTCCTGCCCCCGAGCGGAAAGGCCGCTGTCCCGGCGGGAACCGAGATGCGGTTCACGGTCCTCGACAGGGCCGCCTCCGACGCGGCCGGGATCACCGGCGTGCTGTTCACGGCGAACGCCGACGCCGCCGGACGGGCGGACGTCCGCATCGGTTACCAGAACCTGGCCGGTGCGATAGGCGGCGGCTGGGCGCAACGGCTGCGCCTGGTGCGGCTGCCCGCCTGCGCACTGTCCACCCCCGCCAGGGCCGAGTGCCGCGAGCAGACCCCCCTCGCCTCCCGGAACAACACCGCCGAGCAGACGGTGACCGCACCGGTTTCGTTCCCCGCCGACGGCTCAGCGGCAACGCAGCGCACGTCCGGTGCCTCCGACATGACCGTCCTCGCCCTCACCGCCACCGGTGCGGGCGAGGGTCAGGCACCCAACGGGAGCGGCGACTACTCGGCCACCGACCTCGCCGAATCGGCGTCCTGGGAAGCGGGGGGCAGCTCCGGCTCGTTCACCTGGAACTACGACTTCACCATGCCGCCCGCGGCGGCCGGGCCGTCCCCGCCGCTCTCCCTCGCCTACAGCTCTGGGAGTGTCGACGGCCGCACCGCCGCCAGCAACAACCAGGGCACCTCGGTCGGCGAGGGCTTCGCGGTGAGCGAGTCCTTCATCGAGCGCGCCTACGGCGGTTGCGACGACGACGGCCACGAGGACATCCACGACCAGTGCTGGAAGTACGACAACGCCAGACTGGTCCTCAACGGCACCTCGTCCCTGCTGGTCAAGGACGAGACCAGCGGCAAGTGGCGGCTGGAGAACGACGACGCGTCCACCGTCACCCGATCCACCGGCGCGGACAACGGTGACGACAACGGCGAGCACTGGACCGTCGTCACCGGTGACGGCACCACGTACGTCTTCGGTCTCGACAAGCTCGACGGTGCCACCACCCAGCGCACCAACTCCACCTGGACCGTCCCGGTCTTCGGCGACGACTCCGGCGAGCCCGGATATTCCGGCGGCGCCGCCTTCGCCGACCGTTCACTCACCCAGGCATGGCGCTGGAACCTCGACTACGTCGAGGACACGTCCGGCAACGCGGCCACGTACTGGTACGCGAAGGAAGGAAACCACTACAGGAAGAACAAGGCGTCCACAGCCAACGCCGCCTACACACGCGGCGGTTACCTCAAAGAGATCAAGTACGGTCTGCGCGAGGGAGCGCTGTTCACCGACGACGCGGACGCCAAGGCCGTCTTCGGCTACGCCGAACGGTGCACGGCGGCGGACTGCTCGTCGCTGACCGAGGACACCGCCGACAACTGGCCGGACGTCCCCTTCGACGCGATCTGTTCCAGCGGCGACGACGACTGTCTGGCCGTGGGTCCGTCCTTCTTCTCCCGCAAGCGGATGACGTCCGTCGACACCTTCTCCTGGAACGCCGCGTCGAACACGTTCGACGCGGTGGACTCCTGGGCGCTGGACCAGCAGTACCTGGACGGCGGGGACATCGGTGACACCTCCGACCAGGTGCTCACCCTGAAGTCGATCAGGCGGACCGGCAAAGCGGGCACCGATATCGCGATGAACCCGATCGCGTTCACCTACCACATGCGCCCGAACCGGGTGGACGGCACGGACGACATCCTGCCGCTGACCCGCCCGCGTATCTCGACCGTCACCTCGGAGACCGGGGCGATCACCACCGTGACCATGTCCTCGCCGGAGTGCGTGCGCAGCGCGGTGATCGGCGCCCCCGAGGACACCAACACACGTAGCTGCTACCCCCTGTACTGGAACATCAACGGCGCCGAGAACGCGTCCGTGGACTGGTTCCAGAAGTACCGTGTGCTCGCCGTGAACGTCTCCGACCCGGCGGGCCAGAACGACGCCGTCGAGCACGCCTACAGCTACAGCGGCGCCGCGTGGAACTACAGCGACGACCCCTTCATCCCGGCGGACGAACGGACCTGGTCCGACTGGCGCGGCTACCGTCAGGTCACCGTCCACAAGGGCGCACTCGACACCACCCGCTCCAGGACCGTCTCTCTCTACATGCAGGGCATGGACGGCGACCGGCTGGAGGACGGCACCACGCGCTCGGTGAACGTCGCTCCTCTCACCTCGCCGGCCCTGGGCCTGGCCACGCTCAAGGACAGTGACCAGTACGCGGGCCATCTGCGCGAGAAAGTCACCTACAGCGGTTCCACCGCCGTCAGCGCCACTTCGAGTGAGCCCTGGTCGTCGGAGACCGCCCGGCAGGACATACCCGGCGCCGGCGATCACGTCGCCCGCTTCGTGCAGCCCGCGAAGGAGACCACCCACACCTATCTGACCGTGCCGGGCACCTGGAGGTCCCGTACGGTCGAGAAGAGCTACGACAGCTTCGGCATGGTCCATCAGTCGGCGGACCGCGGCGACGACGCCAGGACCGGCGACGAGACCTGCACCCGCACCTGGTACGCACGCAACATCGGCCTCGGACTGATCAGCCAGGTCTCCCGCGAGCGTGTGGTCGCCAGGGACTGCGCCGTGGCCGACACCGCGCTGATCCTGCCGGCCACCACGGCCACCCGCGGCGACGTCCTCTCCGACACCGCCACGGCCTACGACGACGCCACCTGGTCCCCGGCCATGCAGCCGACGAAGGGGCTCAGGACCTGGACCGGCCGGGCCAAGAGCTACAGCTCCACCGTTCCGGCCTGGCAGAAGGTGGACAGCACCGGCTACGACACGCTGGGGCGCCCCACTTCCCTGTCGGACGCACTGGACCGCGTCACGGCGACCGCCTACACGCCCTCCGCTTCGGGCCCCCTGACCCGGAAGGTCGTCACCAATCCGAAGGGACACACGCTCACCTCGTTCATCGACCCGCGCCGCGGCCTCGACCTGCGGACCTACGACGCGAATCTCAAGAAGACGGAGTTCGCGTACGACGCCCTCGGCCGGCTGACCGACGTGTGGCGGCCCAACCGCAACCGCGCGGCCGGCTACGGCCCGACCCAGAAGTTCGGCTACAGCCTCAGCGCCACCACGCAGTCGTCGCAGTCCTCGGCATCGCTCAAGGCCGACGGAGAGTCGTACAACACCACCTACACCCTCTACGACTCGCTGCTGCGGCCTCTCCAGGTACAGGCGCCGAGCCCGGAGGGCGGACGGGTCCTCACCGACACCCGCTACGACTCACGCGGCCTGGCCTACGAGAAGCACGAGGAGATCTTCGACAGCGCCTCCGCGCCGAACGCGGTCTACACCCGGGCCGAGTACGGGGAAGCGCCGAAGCAGACCGAGACGGTCTTCGACGGTGCCGAGCGCGCCACGTCGAGCGAACTGCTCGTGTACGGCGTACCGAAGTGGACGACCACGACCTCGTACACGGGCGATTCGACGGCGACCACCGCACAGCAGGGCGGCACGGCGACCCGGACGCTCACCGACGCCCGGGGCCGGGATGTCGAGCAGCGCGAGTACGCGGGTCCGAGCCCGGCCGACGCCCAGTTCGGCGGCGGTCTCGGTGTCGCTTACAGCGCCACGAAGTTCCAGCACACGCTGGACGACAAGAAACGCGCCGTCACCGGGCCGGACGAAGCCGAATGGAGTTATGGATTCGACCTCTTCGGCCGGCAGACCGTCGTCAACGACCCCGACAAGGGGACGTCCACGATGGGGTACGACGTTCTCGACCAGCTCACGAAGAGCACGGATTCGCGGGGCAGGAGCATCCTCACCGCCCATGACGAGATCGGGCGGACGACCGGTACATGGGACGGGGTCCAGGACAACGCCCACCAGCTGACCGCGTACACCTACGACTCCGTCCTGAAGGGCCTGCCCGCCGCCAACACCCGCTACGTGGGGGGCAAGACGGGCAAGGCGTACACCAAGGCCGTGACCGGCTACGACACCCTGGACCGTCCGACGGCCACCACCCTCACCCTGCCCGACACCGATCCGCTGGTCGTGGCGGGCGCTCCGGCCACGGTCTCGTTCTCCAGCTCCTACCGTCCCGACGGCACGCTGGGCAACAACGTGGAACCGGCGCTCGGCGGTCTGCCGTCCGAGATCATCGACTACGGTTACACCCCGCTCGGCCAGGTCACCTCGATCACCGGCAGCACGGGCTATCTGCTCGGCGCCGACTATTCCGCCCTCGGCCGCGCCCAGCAGTACACGCTGGGCACGACGAACACCGAGGCCGCCAAGAAGGTCTACGTCACCAACACCTTCGAAGAGGGCACCGGCCGCCTCACCCGCAGCCATGTCACGGACCAGACCCACCCGTACATGCTGATGGACCTCAACTACACCTTCGACCAGGCCGGCAACATCACGGCCATCGCCGACCCGACCGCTCTCGGGACCGCCGGCGCGGGTGAGACACAGTGCTTCACCTACGACGGCAACCGCCGCCTCAAGAGCGCCTGGACGCCGTCGTCACAGGACTGCTCCGCCGCGCCGAGCGCGGGCAGCCTGGCCGGCCCCGCCCCGTACTGGACCGACTACACGTACAACCAGGGCGGCCAGCGGACCACCGAGACCCGGCACGCGTCGACGGGCAACACCGCCACCACCTACTGCTACGAGGAGGGCCGCCCGCACGTCCTGTCGGGCACGAGCACAAGCGCCGACTGCACGGCACCGGAGACCGGCTACACCTATGACGCCTCCGGCAACACCCTCACCCGGCCGGGCCCCGAGGAGTCGCAGGAGCTTGTCTGGTCGTCCGAGGGGCGGCTCGCCCAGCTGACGGAGGACGGCGACACGACCGACTACCTCTACGACGCGGACGGCACACTCCTGATACGGAGCACCGAGAACGGCGAACGCGTCCTGTACACGGGCAACACCGAGCTTCATCTGAAGGCCAACGGCACCACCTGGGCGCAGCGCACCTACTCCTCGGGCACCCTGAGCATCGCCGTCCGGAGCAACGAGTCGGGTGCCAACAAGCTCTCCTATCTCGCCGGTGACCATCAGGGGACCCAGAGCCTGGCGGTGTCCTCGGACAGTTCGCAGACATTCGTGAAGCGCCGGACGACACCGTTCGGTGCCGAGCGCGGCACGAACACCGGTGGGGCGTGGCCGAACGACAAGGGATTCCTCGGCAAGACCAACGACACCAACACCGGGCTCACACACGCCGACGCCCGTGAGTACGACCCCGGAATCGGCCAGTTCATCAGTGCCGATCCGAAACTCAGCACCGGACAGGGCCAGTCCCTCAACGGATACGCGTACGCCAACAACAACCCCACGACCTTCGCCGACCCGACGGGTGAAGCGGTCCCCGAGTGCCTTCAGGGCCTCATCGAGTGTCACGGGGGCATTCCCGGTTCGGGCGGTGGTGGCGGAGGCGGTGCTCCGTGTCCCAGCCTGAACAACCCGCAGTGCCCGGAGTACCAGGGTGGCGGCGGAGGCGGAGGCGGAGGCGGAGGCGGAGGCGGAGGCGGAGGCAGCAGCGGTGGCGGCGGCGGAGGCGGAGGCGGCAACTACGGCGTGGGCGGTGGCGGCTACGGGCCTCCGAGCTGCGGCGTGCCTCCCCTGGCCGCATGCGGCGGTCCCGTCCACGGACCGCCGTCCCAGCCCCCGCTCCTGCTGGGTCCCGATCCCGTACCGCTGGTGTCCTTCTCGGCCAACTGCGGGATCGAGTCCGACTGGAACTACCTCTGCAACGCCGGCAACGGGCTGATGACCTCGGGCGCCTACATCCAGGAGGGGTTCAGCAAGGCGGGCGGGCTGACGGCGAAGGCCAAGGCGGACATGCGCTCGAACCGTCAGTCGGCTCAGATCCTGAAGGCCAAGAGGACCCACCCCGGTGTCGCCCGGGTGGGCTCGATCGGAAGCAGCAAGGCGATGCAGTTCGCCGGCCGCGGACTGCTCGTCGGAGGCATCGCCTTCACCGGCTACTCCAACTACCAGTCCACCGGCGGCGACATCCCGCTGACGGTCGCGGAGACGGCGGTCAACACCGCCGTGGTGCTCGGCGCCACCAAGGTGGGAGCCACTCTCGGAGCGACGATCGGAACGGCGATAGCACCCGGCGTGGGAACCGTCATCGGTGGAGCGATAGGCGCGGCGGGCGGAGCCGTCGTGGGAATCATGTCGACGGGCACCATCAACAACGCGATGTCGAAGGGATGGAAGGAAATGAAGGGCTGGTTCGGCTGA
- a CDS encoding LamG domain-containing protein encodes MTVLPAMNTEAVADEQSPRPSEGQRALAEAKDSGTRVEVTGERSERTTVFANPDGYSFTLEESSVPVRTRSRNGGWQQPDATLERREDGTVGPKAASVEMNFSAGGSDDPLASIAESGRALALDWPGTLPAPELNGPSALYREVLPETDLKVTATIEGFQQVLIVKSPRAAANKKLEELTFGMRGTGLTVREEPTGTLAAVDAAGRTVFRAPTAQMWNSAGRTARAELPGARKSATVMAAAEPADPAESAPSGGGLEPGQGDQVARMDVRVSKDSLSVVPDATLLSSTDAADYPLFIDPTVTWGESERTLLRSDGYESYGWGNGDDGLGKGAGECGTWGGYYCGPGYVQRLYFEFSPTSLKGKQVLDATFRVTEPWAFQCDPRWVDLVRTNNISSSTTWSSRPKELDLMGDRDVSAGRGSLCDPDSPDAPIEFNDNPDETNENLTPTVKSFAAGSFSRLTLAIRAHDESDTSAWKRFRNDAVLAVDFVGLPDTPTSIGVVTGTGTVCGRTESNPTIVSDPTPALTATPQTKAGGESGSQLRIYFDVDHKNSDGSWGDTTAGAGDLRPSTGYAGDGVKQTMSWSTLTEGKLYRYRAWARSYYNGGNSYLSGPSNATTTGWCYFKVDPTAPKAPTITFGSPYTLCGPNSCLASGGPGVKGTWTFAPAAGDTTNLSYEYTLSSMNTWPTVSGSNPTVTIAPDASGTYTLFARARDNVGRYGAWSAVDFLVSAGSGPVARYHFDEAGGAAVDSATAGSTRHPATLAAGATRDDRGRRGMITHSAGGEPLATPVVDKGMALDGITGHASTAGSVLETRSSYTVSAWVWLDPSVNGTVSVLSQTPGTAGPWTQKHSPFALSYSGGLWSFRAYSTEGAWSRSASITSYHPRGVWTHVTGVHDAAAKKVHLYLNGDLVASTDAGTSWAASSGSLEIGRTIYADSYINHFKGSIDEVAVWQRSLTPTEVADESKLLTSQSYAGLELVADWQASQGSGTTIADSTSGYGKSLTLEGGATFGDGDLIVDGVDDAARITGPLVDGTGAFTVTTTVALDEAKLAAKGVGYVGGVLSQASSDGLHWGLWYQVTGMDTVIDETTFEERTVPVGKWHFGSHNRVQNSFSSVVSDEVAVLDSPVRLTGAYDSASGTIRLYLGHNQNGDAKAFTAAIGSGDFAAGKGYSGIWSHHLPSRISDIRLFAGAVASSDQIDTHIGD; translated from the coding sequence ATGACCGTACTGCCCGCCATGAACACCGAGGCGGTCGCGGACGAACAGAGCCCCAGACCCTCCGAAGGACAGCGGGCGCTGGCCGAGGCGAAGGATTCCGGCACGCGGGTGGAAGTGACCGGCGAGCGTTCGGAACGTACGACGGTCTTCGCGAACCCCGACGGATACTCCTTCACCCTGGAGGAGTCGTCGGTTCCCGTGAGAACAAGGAGTCGGAACGGGGGCTGGCAGCAGCCGGACGCGACTCTGGAACGACGCGAGGACGGCACGGTGGGCCCGAAGGCCGCCTCGGTGGAGATGAACTTCTCCGCCGGGGGGAGCGACGACCCGCTCGCCTCCATCGCCGAGAGCGGCCGGGCCCTCGCTCTGGACTGGCCCGGAACACTGCCCGCACCCGAACTGAACGGTCCGAGCGCCCTCTACCGCGAGGTACTGCCGGAGACCGACCTCAAAGTGACGGCGACGATCGAGGGATTCCAGCAGGTCCTCATCGTCAAGTCGCCCCGGGCGGCGGCGAACAAGAAGCTGGAGGAGCTGACCTTCGGCATGCGCGGCACCGGATTGACGGTGCGTGAGGAACCCACCGGTACGCTCGCCGCGGTCGACGCGGCCGGCCGGACCGTGTTCCGTGCGCCGACGGCACAGATGTGGAACTCGGCCGGCCGCACGGCGCGGGCGGAACTCCCCGGGGCCCGGAAGTCCGCGACCGTCATGGCGGCAGCCGAGCCCGCAGACCCCGCCGAGTCGGCTCCCTCGGGGGGCGGTCTGGAGCCTGGCCAGGGCGACCAGGTCGCCCGGATGGACGTGCGGGTGTCCAAGGACTCCCTCTCCGTGGTGCCGGACGCCACGCTGCTCTCCAGCACCGACGCGGCGGACTACCCGCTGTTCATCGACCCGACCGTGACCTGGGGCGAGTCGGAGCGCACGCTCCTGCGCAGTGACGGCTACGAGTCCTACGGGTGGGGCAACGGCGACGACGGCCTCGGCAAGGGCGCCGGCGAGTGCGGCACCTGGGGCGGGTACTACTGCGGGCCGGGCTACGTGCAGCGGCTCTACTTCGAGTTCTCGCCGACCAGCCTGAAGGGCAAGCAGGTCCTGGATGCCACGTTCCGGGTCACCGAGCCCTGGGCGTTCCAGTGCGACCCGCGCTGGGTCGACCTGGTGCGGACGAACAACATCTCCTCGTCCACGACGTGGTCCTCGCGCCCGAAGGAACTGGACCTGATGGGCGACCGGGACGTGTCGGCCGGACGTGGCTCCCTGTGCGATCCGGACTCGCCGGACGCCCCCATCGAGTTCAACGACAATCCGGACGAGACGAACGAGAACCTGACCCCGACCGTCAAGAGCTTCGCCGCGGGAAGCTTCTCCCGGCTGACCCTGGCGATACGGGCACACGACGAGTCGGACACTTCCGCGTGGAAGAGGTTCCGCAACGATGCCGTGCTCGCGGTCGACTTCGTGGGTCTGCCCGACACCCCGACCTCGATCGGGGTGGTGACCGGTACCGGAACGGTCTGCGGCAGGACCGAGTCCAATCCGACGATCGTGTCCGACCCGACACCGGCGCTGACCGCCACACCCCAGACCAAGGCGGGCGGAGAAAGCGGCTCCCAGCTCAGGATCTACTTCGATGTCGATCACAAGAACTCCGACGGCAGCTGGGGTGACACGACGGCGGGTGCCGGAGACCTGCGGCCCTCCACGGGTTATGCCGGGGACGGGGTGAAACAGACGATGTCCTGGTCGACGCTGACCGAGGGCAAGCTCTACCGTTACCGGGCCTGGGCCCGTTCGTACTACAACGGCGGCAACAGCTACTTGTCGGGCCCGTCGAACGCCACGACAACGGGCTGGTGTTACTTCAAGGTCGACCCGACCGCACCGAAAGCACCCACGATCACCTTCGGAAGCCCGTACACCCTGTGCGGCCCCAACTCGTGCCTCGCATCAGGTGGTCCGGGAGTGAAGGGGACGTGGACCTTCGCTCCCGCCGCCGGTGACACCACCAACCTCTCCTACGAGTACACGCTGTCGTCCATGAACACCTGGCCCACGGTCAGCGGCTCCAACCCGACCGTGACGATCGCTCCCGACGCCTCGGGCACGTACACACTGTTCGCGCGGGCCCGTGACAACGTCGGCCGCTACGGGGCGTGGAGCGCGGTCGACTTCCTCGTCTCCGCGGGATCGGGTCCGGTGGCGAGATACCACTTCGACGAAGCCGGCGGTGCCGCGGTCGACTCGGCCACCGCCGGATCGACCCGGCATCCCGCGACACTCGCCGCGGGCGCGACGCGCGACGACCGCGGCCGTCGGGGAATGATCACGCACAGTGCCGGCGGCGAGCCGCTGGCCACCCCCGTCGTGGACAAGGGGATGGCGCTCGACGGCATCACCGGCCATGCCTCGACGGCCGGGTCCGTCCTCGAAACCAGGTCCTCGTACACGGTCTCCGCATGGGTATGGCTGGATCCCTCGGTCAACGGCACCGTCTCGGTACTCAGCCAGACGCCCGGCACGGCCGGCCCGTGGACACAGAAGCACAGCCCGTTCGCCCTGTCCTACAGCGGCGGACTGTGGAGCTTTCGCGCCTACTCCACGGAAGGCGCCTGGTCCCGTTCGGCGTCGATCACCAGTTACCACCCCAGGGGTGTCTGGACCCATGTGACAGGTGTGCACGACGCGGCCGCCAAGAAGGTGCACCTGTATCTGAACGGCGACCTGGTCGCCTCCACGGACGCCGGAACCTCCTGGGCCGCCTCCTCCGGCAGTCTGGAGATCGGACGCACGATCTATGCCGACAGCTACATCAACCATTTCAAGGGGTCCATCGACGAAGTAGCCGTATGGCAGCGGTCCTTGACCCCGACCGAGGTGGCCGACGAATCAAAGCTCCTGACCTCCCAGAGCTATGCGGGACTGGAACTGGTCGCCGACTGGCAGGCCTCCCAGGGCAGCGGCACCACCATCGCCGACTCGACCTCCGGCTACGGCAAGAGCCTGACGCTGGAAGGCGGCGCCACGTTCGGCGACGGAGACCTGATCGTGGACGGCGTGGATGACGCCGCCCGGATCACCGGGCCGCTGGTGGACGGAACCGGGGCGTTCACCGTGACGACGACGGTGGCACTGGACGAAGCGAAACTGGCGGCGAAGGGTGTCGGCTACGTCGGCGGTGTGCTCAGCCAGGCAAGCTCGGACGGTCTGCACTGGGGGCTGTGGTACCAGGTCACGGGCATGGACACCGTGATCGACGAGACCACCTTCGAGGAGCGCACCGTACCGGTGGGCAAATGGCACTTCGGAAGTCACAACAGGGTGCAGAACAGCTTCAGTTCTGTCGTCTCCGACGAGGTCGCGGTGCTCGACAGCCCGGTGCGGCTCACCGGTGCCTACGACTCCGCGTCCGGAACCATCCGCCTGTACCTGGGCCACAACCAGAACGGTGACGCGAAGGCGTTCACCGCGGCCATCGGCTCGGGCGACTTCGCGGCCGGCAAGGGCTACTCCGGGATATGGAGCCATCATCTGCCCTCCCGGATCTCGGACATCCGCCTCTTCGCCGGCGCGGTGGCCAGTTCGGACCAGATAGACACCCACATCGGGGACTGA